In Desulfobacteraceae bacterium, the genomic stretch GTATCGGGTCTTTCAGGAAAACCGGGGTGGGCACGAAGCCCCGCGAGCGCCGCAGAAAGCGGGTCGACCCGGCGGCGTGGCGCACCACCGAGTCGTCGCTGCGCAGAATGATGTCCCGGTTGTGGACCAGAAAATAATCGGCAATCCCCCCCAGACGGGCCAGGGCCTCATCGTTGGCAATGGCGATGGGCTCCGCGCTGAGGTTGCCGCTGGTCATCACCAGGGCCAAAAAACCCTCTGCCAGCAGCAGGTGGTGCAGCGGGGTGTAGGGCAGCATGACCCCGATCCAGCGGTTGCCGGGGGCGATCGCGGCGGCCAGGGGGTGGGGGCTGGTTTTGGGGAGCAGCACGATCGGCCGCTGGCAGGAGCTCAGCAGCGCGGCCTCGGCGGGGGTGGCCGTGGCGTAGCGCGCCACCGTCTGCAGGTCGCGCGACATCACGGCAAAGGGCTTGTCGTCGCGGTGCTTGCGCCGGCGCAAGCGCGCAACGGCGGCGGGGTTTTCGGCATCCACGGCGAGATGGTAGCCCCCCAGACCTTTGACCGCCACGATGGCGCCGGCTTTGAGCAGACCGGCGGCGGCCGCGATGGCGTCCTCAAAGGCAACGGGCGCGCCGGCAGCGGCGCGCAGGCCCAGCGACGGCCCGCAGACGGCGCAGGCGTTGGGCTGGGCATGAAAGCGCCGGTCCAGGGGGTCATCGTACTCGGCCCGGCACTGCGGGCACATGGCAAAGGCCTTCATCGAGGTCTTGGGGCGGTCGTAGGGGATATCCTCGATGATCGTGTAGCGCGGCCCGCAATTGGTGCAGTTGATGAAGGGGTAGCGAAAACGGCGGTTGGCGGGGTCGAAGAGCTCGGCCAGGCAATCGGCGCAGACGGCGACATCCGGTGAGATCAGGGTTCCCCGCTGGTCCCGGCGGGAGCTGGCCACGATGGTGAAAGCCGCCCGGCCGACGGGGGCCTCTTCGGAAATCGTGAGGGCCGTGATGTGGGCCAGCGGCGGGGGGCTTTGGGTCAGTTCACGGCAGAAATCCGCGACATTTTCGGGCGCTCCCTCGGCGTGGATCGAGACGCCCGTGGCCGTGTTGGCCACCGTGCCGCGGATCCCGTGGCGGAGGGCGGCCTGGAAGACGAAGGGGCGGAAGCCGACGCCCTGGACGATGCCGTTGATCTCCACCTTACGCGCGATGGGGGCGGTTTTCATATGCGCAAGGGCCGTCACCGGTCATACCAACGGCCGCCGGGGTTTGGCGGGGGGGCAGTCATCAATCCTCAGGGGGCCCACCGGCGTCCAGCCGCTGGGCGACGTCGCGCAACAGCGCCAGGGATTCGCGGGCGGCTTCTTCGTCGATCTTGTGAAGGGCAAAACCGGCGTGCACGATGACGTAGTCCCCCACCCGGGGGTCTTCCAGCAGCAGCAGGCTGGCCTCACGGGTGACGCCGTCGACGTCGATGACGGCCATCTGGTCTTCGATCTTGACGATCCGGGATGGAATGGCAAGGCACATCAGCTGGGGCTCCTCCGGCTGTAAGTCACGCCCAGGCGGTCCAACTCCTGCAGCACCCTGGCGACCATGGGCGCCACCTGACGCCGGACCGCCGGGGTCATTTCCAAACTCAGGGTTTCGATGTCTTCGGGTTCCACCCCGAGAATAACGGTTTCCGGCACCTTGTCAAGGGCCTGGCACAAGGTCAGGGCCTCCAGCAGGTCCACCTGGTGCAGCGAATTTTTGGCCAGCACCCGCCGGGGGATGTCCTCGCCCGCCAGGCGGTAGAGGTCCCCGGCCTTGCCGCGGTTGCGGACCGCGTCCACCACGATCAGATGGTCGGGCTGCGAAATGACCCCCAGCAGATGGATCCCCAACACCCCGCCATCCACAACGAGGACCTCCTCGGGGAAGCGGTACTCGGCCTGAAGCTTTTCGATCACCCGGATGCCGAAGCCCTCGTCGGCGAACAGGAAATTGCCGACCCCCAGAATGGTGACCAACGGGTTGCCCATCGACCGGCTGCTCCATACCGCCCGGAAAAGCGGCGGCTTTTCAAGACAGCACTCCCGGCCCCCCCACTGGGAAGACCGGGAGCGCTGCCAGCTGCGACCCTTACACCACCCTGATTTTATAGACTTCGTTGGAGTGGGGGTCAATGACATGAATCGCGCAGGCCAGACAGGGATCGAAGGAGTGGACCGTGCGCAGCACCTCCAACGGCTTTTGGGGGTCGGCCACCGGAGTGCCGATCAGCGCCTCCTCCACCGGGCTCAGGTTGCCGGCACCGTCACGCGGCCCCAGGTTCCAGGTGGAGGGGACCACGTACTGGTAATTGCCGATCTTTCCATCCTCGATGCGGATCCAGTGACCCAGGGCCCCCCGCGGGACGTCGTTCAGCCCCACCCCGCTGGCGCTCTCGGGCATTTCGTAGGGCTGGTAGGTCCGGGTGTCGCCGTTTTTGAGGTTTTCCACCAGCTCCGTCACCCAGCCCTGCATGGCCTCGCCGATCGCCACGGCTTCCAGCCCGCGGGCGGCGGTCCGCCCGAGGGTCGAGAAAAGGGCGCTGGCCGGGATGTCCAACTGCTTGAGGGTGCTGTCCACCAGCGGCTTGATCTCGGTATGGCCCTTGGCGTAGGCCACCAGCACCCGCGCCAGCGGCCCCACTTCGCACGGCAGGCCGTCGTAGCGCGGGGCCTTGGCCCAGGAGTACTGGCCTTTGTCGGGGTCGTATTTGGGGTTTTCTTCGATGGGCCGGGTTTCGCCCTCGAAGGGGTGCTTGGGCTCCGATTTGACATACCAGGAGCGGGTCACGTCCTCGGTGACCTTCTGCTGGTCCACCATTTCGATCTTGCCCAGGTCGCGCTGGCGGATGATCCCGCGGGGTATGTAGAAGCTCTCCGGCTCCTGATCGCTGGCCGGGAATTCGCCATAGGTCAGAAAATTGGTGCAGCCGCCGATCCCGCCCCACTCCTTGTAGAAGGAGGCCACGGCCAACAGGTCGGGGATGTAGACGTTCTTGACGAAGTCCTGGGTCTCCTTGGTGATGTAGAGGAACTCGGCGATCCGGTCGGGGGTCAGGTCCGCCACCGAGGTCACGCCGCCTACCACGAGAGACTGGGGGTGGGGGTTTTTGCCGCCGAAAATGGCGTGCATGCGGGCGGCCCTGGCCTGCATGCGCAGGGCTTCGATGTAGTGCGCGGCGGCCATCAGATTGGCTTCCGGCGGCAGCTGGTAGGCCGAATGGCCCCAGTAGGCGTTGGCGAAGGGCCCCAGCTGGCCGCTGTCCACGAAGGTCTGCAGCCGGACCTGGACGTTTTTGAAATACTGACGGCCGCCCCAGGGGGCGTTGCTGGTGTTGTCCGATAGGGCGGCGGTCTTGGCCGGGTCGGCCTTGAGGGCGCTGACGATGTCCACCCAGTCCAGGGCGTGCAGATGGTAAAAGTGAACGATGTGGTCGTGCTGGTACTGGGCGCCGTTCAGCAGGTTGCGGATCAGGCGGGCATTGGCGGGAACCTTGATGCCGACCGCGTCGTCCACCGCGCGCACCGACGCCAGGGCATGGACGTAGGTGCACACCCCGCAGCTGCGCTGCACGAAATGGTGGGCGTCCCGCGGGTCACGGCCCTGCAGGATGACCTCGATCCCCCGGAAAAGCGTCCCGGAGCTCCAGGCGTTGACCACCTTGCCGCCCTCCACCTCGACTTCGATGCGCAGGTGCCCCTCTATTCTCGTGATCGGATCGATGGTAATTCTTTTACCCATATTTTCTCCTTGTTCTGCTTAGGGGGAAATCCCTTTTTGACGGATGTCCGGCCCCTACAGGGGCTCGTAGAAAGGCGTCATCTTGTCCCAGAAATTGGGTTCGCTGCAGCCCAGGCAGGGATGGCCCGCTTCCACCGGCCAGCTGGTGCCGTCGTTGAACTTCGCGACCGGGCAGTTGTTGTAGGTTTCCGGGCCGCGGCAGCCGACCTTGTAAAGGCAGTAGCCCATGGCGGCTTCCGGCGAGCCGAATTCCTCGACAAACTCCTCGTTTTCGAAATGGGACCGGCGGGGGCACTGGTCATGGATGGTCTTGCCGTAGGCAAACAGCGGACGCCCCAGGTCGTCCACGGCCGGCAGCTTGCCAAAAAGCAGGTAGTTGACGATGGTGCCGACAAAATTGACCGGGTTGGGCGGGCAGCCCGCGATGTTGACGGTCTTGATGCCGAGGGCTTCGCCGACCCCCTTCCAGCCACCCAGGTTGGGGGCCGCTGCCTGGATTCCGCCGAAGCTGGAACACTGGCCGATGCAGACCACCGCGGCGGCCTGGGGGCAGATTTCTTTGGCGATTTCCAGGAAGGTCCGTCCCCCCATTTTGCCGTAACCGCCGTCGAATTTGGTCCCCACCGCGCCCTCGCAGACACAGATGAATTTCCCTTTGTGCTTTTCGACGGCCGCATGGAGTTGTTCTTCGGCCTGACGGCCGGCGGCGGCCATGATGGTCTCGTGGTATTCCATGGAGAGCACTTCCAGCAGCAGCTCATCGATCCAGGGATACATGGTCCGCAGGGTGGCTTCGCTGCAGCCCGTGCACTCCGCGAAGTGCAGCCAGATCACCGGCGGCCGCTGGCTGCTGGGGGCCGCAAAGACCTGGGCCACCTTGGAGACGTATGCGGCCGAAAGCCCCATGGTTGCCGTGAGAAAGGTGCAGAATTTCATGAAGTCCCTTCGTGAGACGCCTTTGGCCTTGATTCTGTTGTAAAAATTGTGTTCCTTTTCCATCTACACCTCCTTGATGATGTAACAGCGGGAACGACCGCGGCTGAGCCCACGGCGGGCCGGTTGGCCTGAGCCGCGGCCGGCACCAAGCCTTTCGAAGGCCGTTGGGATTGTAGCGAAAAAAAACACGCCGGGGGAGAAAACGTCCAAGACCGCCCCGAGGTGTGGCCCTGTTTGGAAGTAAGAACCTAAAAATTCGAGAAATTGTGCCCAGTTCCCTCTTATGTCGGCAATTAAAATTTCGTCAAGTCAAAACTTGGCCACCCATCGCTCGGCCCGCCGGCTCGAACCGGGGTCACGGAAAAAGCCGCTTGCCGAAGCGGCCAGCAGATAGGGGCGCGCCGGAGGATTCCCATGGCCTTATGCCTCATGCGCCCGATTCCTATAAATTTTATTTGGATCTACCAAAATTAAAAACGAGAGTCAAGCAACTGAATTTCATTCGGGCCGGTTCCTACTTGCACCCCGCCTCCGCGGGAGCATTCCAGTGGTTTGGGGGCTGCAGGAACCCATTGAAAGGTGACAACAAATGTATTGACCTCAAAATAGGGCGATGCTATAGGAATTTGCTGAAATTAGGGAGGGATGGCCGAGTGGTTTAAGGCGGCGGTCTTGAAAACCGTTGAGTGTCAAAGCTCCGTGGGTTCGAATCCTACTCCCTCCGCCACCCGCGCTGGAGAGATGGCCGAGTCGGCTGAAGGCGCTCGCCTGCTAAGCGAGTGTGGGGCGAAAGTTCCACCGAGGGTTCGAATCCCTCTCTCTCCGCCATGGCATCCCTTTAAGCCTCGCCCTCTGCGTTTTTTCAATCCCGGGAATCGTTTTTTTCGTTTCTTCGTCCCCTTTCTTCCGGCAACCGGCAGCCCGCCGGATTACGGCCCGGCTATTTGAAAGGCATTTCTCCTTGACAAAATCCCCATTCCCTATTAGACAATGGCAATTTAATTGATGATCCAAGCTATTGATCACCGCAACTTTTAACCCAACGATAAGGAGACCCAAAGAGATGAGTAATTTGATTCCCCCGCATGGTGGAAAGGGACTGACCTGCTGCCTTCTGGAAGGCGCCGAGCTTGCCGCCGAAAAGAAAAAAGCGGAAGGCCTGAAGAAGATTTCGATCTCCCCCCGCGAAAAGGGCGACTTGATCATGATGGGCATCGGCGGCTTCAGCCCGCTGACCGGCTTTATGACCCGCGCCGACTGGAAGGGTGTCTGTGAGAACTTCCTGCTGGCCGATGGGACCTTCTGGCCCATCCCCGTGACCCTCTCGGCATCGGCCGAGGATGCCAACGCCATCAAAGAGGGGGACGAGATCACGCTTTTCGACCCTAAAGACAACGAAATCATGGCCACCATGAAGGTCGCCGAGAAATTCGCCATGAGCGAGGCCGACAAGAAATTCGAGTGTGAAAAGGTCTACATGGGCGAAGGCACGGCCACCCCGGAAGAATTCTGGAAAATCGCCAAGGACGACCATCCTGGGGTCCAGATGGTGATGGAGCAGAAAGATTACTGCCTGGCCGGCCCGGTCAAGGTGCTCACCGAAGGCGAGTATCCCAAGAAATACCCCGGAATCTATCAGCGCCCGGCCGAGTCCCGCAGGATTTTCGAGGAAAGGGGCTGGTCGGATGTCGCGGCGCTGCAACTGCGCAACCCCATGCACCGCTCCCACGAATACCTCTGCAAGATCGCAGTGGAGGTTTGTGACGGGGTCTACATCCACTCCCTGGTCGGCAACCTGAAGCCCGGCGACATCCCCGCCGAGGTTCGCGTTGATTGCATCGACGCCCTTGTCAAGCACTACTTCGTCGAAAAGAACGTCGTCCAGGGCGGCTACCCGCTGGACATGCGCTACGCCGGCCCCCGCGAAGGCCTCCTGCATGCCACCTTCCGTCAGAACTACGGCTGCTCCAAGATGATCATCGGCCGCGACCATGCCGGCGTGGGTGATTTCTACGGCATGTTTGAAGCCCAGACGATTTTCGACAAGATTCCCAAGCCCTCCGAGTTCGGCAAGGCCCTGCTGTGCGAGCCGCTCAAGATCGACTGGACCTTCTACTGCTTCAAGTGCGACGGCATGGCCTCCCTGCGCACCTGCCCGCACGCCAAGGAAGACCGGGTGCTGCTCTCCGGCACCATGCTGCGCAAGCTGCTCTCCGAAGGCGGTGAGCTGCCCGATCACTTCGGCCGCGATGAGGTCGTCCAGATCCTGCGCAAGTACTACGAAGGCCTGACCGAGAAAGTCGAGGTCAAGCTGCACGGCGCCGCCACCGGCGATACCAAGTAGCCGTCCTTAGGCAACAAGTTCAGAAGGGTTTCAGAGCACAAAGAGGGAGGCGCCGACCGGCGTCTCCCTCTTTTTTGTTGCCTCACCCGTTTTCCATTACCCCACCCCGGCCGGCCCACCACAACCGCCGCGCCCCTGGCCGACGGGCAAAATAAACGGGGGAGGCCGTCGCAAAACGGCCTCCCCCGTTTGGTCTATCTATCCCGCCGGCAGTCGCAGGCGATGGCGCACTACTTGCGGTTGGCGTACTCCGCGTAGGTCATGGCCACCGTGCGGTAGACGAGGTGCGCCAGCTTGGTAAAGGGCGTGTAGGCAAAAAGCCCCCAGATGAAGATCAGGTGGATAAAATACAGGGTGTAGGAAACCCCGGCAAAGCCCGCCAAACGGGTCATCTGGGTCAGCATCCCGGTCAGCCCGAGACCCAGGGCCAAGCCCAGCAGAAACCAGTCTTTGTAGTAGCTCTTCTGGTCTTTCTTATCCAGCCGGCTTTTGATCATCAGCAAACTGCCGATGATCAGGGCGATGCCGCTCACATTGGCCAGCCACTTGACCGGGTTGATCTGCTGGTAAGGCCCGTGGATCCCGAAGCCGTACATCACCACGAAGAAGATGTTGGTGACGATGAACAGCCCGATAAAACCGAAAAAGACCATCATGTGGGCCGTGGAGCGCTCGTTGTTTTCGGTGCACTCCGAAAACTTGCGGTGCTTGAGAATGGTCGGCAAGATCCGGAGAAAGGCCTGGGCGAAGCCGACCGGCTCGATTTTCTGCTTGTCGGTTTTGCCTTCCAAAAGCGCGTTCTGGTGGATGTCGTTCAAAAAGCGCTTCAAGCCCAGGGCGAAGACCCCCACCCCAAAGAAAAAGGTTGGAATCATAATGATGTCCACCAGGGTGGTGTGAATGAAATGGGCGTGCACGATCTCATCGCCGCCCGGGGGGATATTGAGCCAGTCGATTCCCACCAGCTTGAGCAAAAACCCCAGGCCCAGGATGATCACGGCCGGAATCGCCGCCAGAATCGGCAGCTTTTTGGGGTCGTTGACCATCTCGGCCAGTTTTTTGGGGGTCGCGTAGGCCTTGATGGCGTATTGCCGGATGGCCGCCAGGACCTCCCCCGGTTTGGCCGTGCGCGGACACAGGGTGTTGCAGTCCCCGCAGTTGTGGCACAGCCAGATGTCGGCACTGCCCAGCAGCTTGTCTTTCAACCCCCAGGAGGCTGCGATCATCTCCTTGCGGGGAAAGGGTTTGGTGTCGGGCGAAATCGGGCAGGCAACCGAACAGGTCGCGCACTGATAGCACTTTTTCAGGTCTTCGCCCCCCAGCGCGCCGACTTCCTTGATAAAATCCAGATCAGGCTCAACAACGTAGGCTTCGGCCATTTTTTTCCTCCTCACGCAGGTCAGCTCTTGGGGCGGGTCGGCCCGAAGGACCGCCCGCCCCCGAATGGTCATCGTCACTAGAATCCCTTGAATGGGTTCGGACCGAGTTCTTCAATGCTTTCCACAAAGGAATTGATCATTTCCGGCAGCTTGTGGTAGTCGTCGATGGCCACCTCGAACTGTCTGACCCGTTCCTCCTCCAGTGCCAGGCTGGCGAGGGCGTCGCCGATCTTCTTCATCCGCACTTCGGCCAGCTCACTGCCTTTGACGAAGTGGCACTGGTAGTCGTCCCCGTGCTTGCAGCCCAGGAGAAAAACGCCGTCCATCCCCTGGGAAAGGGCATCCTTGATCCAGATGACGTTGACCGAGCCCAGACAGCGAACCGGCACGAAGCGCACGTCGGCCGAGTAGCTCAGGCGGTTCAAGCCGGCGATATCCAGCGCCGGATAGGCGTCGTTCTCGCACACCAACCCCAGGATCCGGAAAGGCGGCTCGGCGTAGTCATCCTCCGAGGGCACACCCACGGCCTTGACCATGGACCCGACGCTGTCGATGTTGTAGTCCGCGAAACCGATGATCCGCTCGGGGCAGGCCCCCATGCAGGTGCCGCAGCGTCGGCAGCGGGTGGGGTTGGGCTTCGGGGTGCCCTTGGCATCGTCGTCCAGGGCACCGAACGGGCACTCCTCGGTGCAGCGCTTACACTGGGTGCAGCGCTGGAAGAAGAAGTCCGGGAAGGTCATGTCGCCCGAGCGCGGATGGACCGACACCCCGCGGTTGACCGACTCCAGGCACTGGATCGCCTTGAGGGCGGCGCCGCTTGCGTCCTCCATGGACTCCTCGGCGGTCATGCTGCGGCGGACGCCGCCGGCGGCGTAGATGCCGGTTCTCTGGGTTTCATAGGGGAAGCAGATGAAGTTGGAGTCGGCGTAGCCGTTGAACAGCCCGATATCGCGGAAACCGGGGCCCTGGCGGTAGGCCAGGTTGACGACCGGGTCATCGGCGGTGGCGGGCACCATCCCGGTTGCCAGCACCACCATGTCGGCGTTGACCTTGACCTTCTCCCCCAGCAAGGTGTTGTCGGCTTCGACCGTGAGGCCGCTGCCGTTCTGGGTCACCGCGACCACCTCGCCCTTGGTCAGGAAAATACCGGGGTCCTGCTGAATGGCTTTGTAGAAATTCTCCGACAGGCCCGGGGTGCGCATGTGCTGGTAGAACACGAAGGCCTTGCCGTCGCTGAAATCCTCGCGCACGTACTTGGCCTGCTTGAGGGCCACCAGGCTGGTGACCGAACCGGCATAATCGAAATCCTGGTCGTTGCCCTGCCCGGGGCTTTGGATGAAGACCACCGATTTGGCCGGCTTGCCGTCGGAGGGTCGGGTGATCTGGCCCTTGGCGGCCAGCTCTTCGAACTGGTGGTTGGTGACCACATCCGGGAACTGCCCAAACCCCAGGTGCGCGAACTCGCCCTCCTTGGGCTCGTAGGGGCGCCAGCCAGCAGCGAGAATCACGGCCCCGTAAAGCTCCCCATTGGGATCCAGGGTCAGGATGTCCTTTTTGCCCTTGTTGTACTCCATGTAAACTTCGTGCAGCTTTTCGGCCTCCAGCTCCTTGCCGCTTTCATCCACCTTCATCTCATCGGGCAGCGGAAAGGGGACATCGAACTCGATCTTTTCCCCGGGCTTTTTGAAGGTGACCGTAAATTCACCGGGCTCACCGGCGATGCGGGCCACCACGGTGTTGGTCTTGACGGTGATTTTGGGGTCGGCCTCCACCGCTTTGATGAGATCCCCGACCATCGGCGAAATCAGCCGGTCGTATGGGTTGCCGAGCGGCAGCTGCTTGCGCCAGTGGTTGGCATGGCCACCGAGCTGGGCGCTCTTTTCGACGATGGTGGCCTCGTAGCCGACCTTGGCGGCATCCAGGGCGGCGGAAATCCCGGTAATCCCGCCGCCGATGACCAGGATCTTGCGGCTGAGGTTTTCCACCTTGTGCGGCTCGGGCAGGTTGATTTTCTCCACCCGCGCCATCCCCATTTTGATGTAGTCTTCGGCCAGCATCTGGACGCGGTCGTAGTTGTCCTCGTCTTCCTTCTGCTCCGGGGTGAGGGCCGGAAATTCCGAGCGCGGGTGGGACCATACGACCTGCTCGCGCAGGTTGACGCGGTCGACGATGCAGCCGTCAAAACGAAAGACGTCGAAATTCACCCGGCGCGAGCAGGCCGCGATCACCAGGGTGTTGATGCCCTTCTCGGCGATGTCCTTCTTGAGCAGCGCGACCCCCTCCTGGCCGCACAGACACGGGTGGGTTTGGACCGGCAGCCCCTCTTCTTCCGGAACGCCCTTCAAGGCCTCGATGTCCAGGGCTTCTCCAATGCCACAGCCTTCGCAGATATAAACACCATACTTCTTGTCCATGAATAAACCTCCTACCGCTTCAGGGTTTGAATCGCCTTAAGGGCCATACCGGTTGCATTCTGGTTGCAGGAGACGACGTCGGCCGGTTTGTTGGCACACCCTGCCGCGAACATACCGCCTTTCTCAAAGTCGTTGATGATGAAACCATCGTCGGTATACTTCAGGTCAGCGGGAAGTTTGACATTGGCCGCGGACGGCTGCATGCCGGTGGCCAGAACCACCATCTCGACGGTCTGGTGGATTTTTTCGCCGGTCACGGCATTTTCGGCCACCACCGTCAGATTGCCGCTTTGCGGGTCTTCGCTGACCTCCGCAACTTTGCCCTTGATCAGGAAGACATTCGGGTCCTCCTTGATTTTCTGGTAGAACTTTTCATAGCGCTGGCCCGGCGCCCTGAGATCGATGTAGAAGATGTAGACCTTTGCCTCCGGGTACTGCGCCCGGACGTAGGTGGCGTGCTTCAGGGAGGCCATGCAACAGATGTAAGAGCAGTAGGGGAGATGGTTTTCGTCCCTGGAGCCGGCGCATTGCACAAAGGCGATGCTTTGCGGTGCTTTGTCGTCGGAGGGCCGCTGGATCTTGCCCTGGGTCGGCCCGTTGAAGGCCGCCATGCGCTCGAGCATCATGTTGGTGACAATGTTTTGATAACGGCCGAAGCCGAGGTTGTCGATCCGGCTGGCGTCGTAGGGTTCCCAGCCGGTTGCCCAGACAATCGCGCCCACCTGCAGGTTGAGGGTCTTGGGCTGCATCTCGAGATCCACCGCGTCGTACTTGCAGGCCTCTTTGCAGCGCTGGGCGTCTTCGGTGCCGATAATTTGGGGGCTGATCACGAACCTGGCGGGAAAGGCCATGGCATGGGGCAGGTAGGCGCCCTTGGTACGGTCCATCCCAAAATTGAATTCGTTGGAAATCTCGGTCTCGCAGGCGTCGGCGCAGGCGCCGCAGGCGGTGCAGTTTTCATTGACGTAGCGCGGGGCGATCCGCACGGCGACATCGTAGCTGCCGGGAGCGCCGCTGACCTTTTCGACCTCGGCGAGGGTCAACACCTTGATCCGGGGGTTGTCTTTGATTCGTCTGAAATTGATCTCAAGCCCGCAGGTGGGGGGGCATAGCTTGGGAAAGTATTGGTTCAGCTGGGCGACCCTGCCACCCAGGTACGGATTTTTTTCAACCAAAATCACCTCGTAGCCCACTTCGGCAGCTTCAAGGGCCGTGGTCAACCCGCTAATCCCTCCTCCAACAACCATAATGCTCCCGTTTGCAGGGGCTGCGTTGTCCAGTGTCATGCTATCCCTCCATGCATAGTGTGTTTCCGTTGATTAAGGAACCCGGCAAAAACGATTCCTCCATCGTGCGGTCTTTTGTCCGCCACCGGGGCTGCACCCACCACCGGCAGACATCGCGATGGGCGCCGCAGGTTGTCGCTTGGTGACGGGCCAAAACCCGGCGCCATCTTTTGAAATCGTTGATTACCGCGACCTTGAGGCGCTGACTGGCATGTGGTAAACTTTGAATTTGCCATTGGAGGGCGGGATCGATCCAGACAGGTAATGGTACACAAAAAAGCATTCCCAGGCTTAAGAAACCCTTACTTTCCCCTTGCGGGGAACCGTTTTCCCACGCCCTCTCCGAGACGTTGCGGTGCGATCGTTTTAATGAAAAACCTCCAGGTATCCTAAGATACCTGGAGGCCGCTGCTGCTATACCGTTACCGGCATGTCATCAATCCGGGATGATCTTGATGTAGTCTTTCTTGAAGACATCCCATTTTTGCGCTTTCGGGTCGTACTTGGAGTTGACGAAGCAGAACCAGTTCTCGTCGTCCTGCCCCGGGTAGTCGGCCTGATAGTAGAAGCCGGGGTAGCGGGTTTCCTTGCGGAACTGGATGTGACGCAGGTGGGATTCCACCGTCCAGATGCGGTGGTAGATTTCCCAGCAGCGCATCAGTTCGTGCAGGTCCCCGGCGGCCAGCTTTTCGCAGTCCTCGCGCATTGTCTGGAGCAGATCCATGACGATCTCCAGGTTCTTGCTGGTGGTCTGGTAGAAGGTGGCCGTCCCGCCGCCGTATTCGTTGGTGGCCTTCATCAGCCGCAGCGCC encodes the following:
- the sat gene encoding sulfate adenylyltransferase, coding for MSNLIPPHGGKGLTCCLLEGAELAAEKKKAEGLKKISISPREKGDLIMMGIGGFSPLTGFMTRADWKGVCENFLLADGTFWPIPVTLSASAEDANAIKEGDEITLFDPKDNEIMATMKVAEKFAMSEADKKFECEKVYMGEGTATPEEFWKIAKDDHPGVQMVMEQKDYCLAGPVKVLTEGEYPKKYPGIYQRPAESRRIFEERGWSDVAALQLRNPMHRSHEYLCKIAVEVCDGVYIHSLVGNLKPGDIPAEVRVDCIDALVKHYFVEKNVVQGGYPLDMRYAGPREGLLHATFRQNYGCSKMIIGRDHAGVGDFYGMFEAQTIFDKIPKPSEFGKALLCEPLKIDWTFYCFKCDGMASLRTCPHAKEDRVLLSGTMLRKLLSEGGELPDHFGRDEVVQILRKYYEGLTEKVEVKLHGAATGDTK
- a CDS encoding hydrogenase small subunit encodes the protein MEKEHNFYNRIKAKGVSRRDFMKFCTFLTATMGLSAAYVSKVAQVFAAPSSQRPPVIWLHFAECTGCSEATLRTMYPWIDELLLEVLSMEYHETIMAAAGRQAEEQLHAAVEKHKGKFICVCEGAVGTKFDGGYGKMGGRTFLEIAKEICPQAAAVVCIGQCSSFGGIQAAAPNLGGWKGVGEALGIKTVNIAGCPPNPVNFVGTIVNYLLFGKLPAVDDLGRPLFAYGKTIHDQCPRRSHFENEEFVEEFGSPEAAMGYCLYKVGCRGPETYNNCPVAKFNDGTSWPVEAGHPCLGCSEPNFWDKMTPFYEPL
- a CDS encoding nickel-dependent hydrogenase large subunit, which gives rise to MGKRITIDPITRIEGHLRIEVEVEGGKVVNAWSSGTLFRGIEVILQGRDPRDAHHFVQRSCGVCTYVHALASVRAVDDAVGIKVPANARLIRNLLNGAQYQHDHIVHFYHLHALDWVDIVSALKADPAKTAALSDNTSNAPWGGRQYFKNVQVRLQTFVDSGQLGPFANAYWGHSAYQLPPEANLMAAAHYIEALRMQARAARMHAIFGGKNPHPQSLVVGGVTSVADLTPDRIAEFLYITKETQDFVKNVYIPDLLAVASFYKEWGGIGGCTNFLTYGEFPASDQEPESFYIPRGIIRQRDLGKIEMVDQQKVTEDVTRSWYVKSEPKHPFEGETRPIEENPKYDPDKGQYSWAKAPRYDGLPCEVGPLARVLVAYAKGHTEIKPLVDSTLKQLDIPASALFSTLGRTAARGLEAVAIGEAMQGWVTELVENLKNGDTRTYQPYEMPESASGVGLNDVPRGALGHWIRIEDGKIGNYQYVVPSTWNLGPRDGAGNLSPVEEALIGTPVADPQKPLEVLRTVHSFDPCLACAIHVIDPHSNEVYKIRVV
- the hypF gene encoding carbamoyltransferase HypF translates to MKTAPIARKVEINGIVQGVGFRPFVFQAALRHGIRGTVANTATGVSIHAEGAPENVADFCRELTQSPPPLAHITALTISEEAPVGRAAFTIVASSRRDQRGTLISPDVAVCADCLAELFDPANRRFRYPFINCTNCGPRYTIIEDIPYDRPKTSMKAFAMCPQCRAEYDDPLDRRFHAQPNACAVCGPSLGLRAAAGAPVAFEDAIAAAAGLLKAGAIVAVKGLGGYHLAVDAENPAAVARLRRRKHRDDKPFAVMSRDLQTVARYATATPAEAALLSSCQRPIVLLPKTSPHPLAAAIAPGNRWIGVMLPYTPLHHLLLAEGFLALVMTSGNLSAEPIAIANDEALARLGGIADYFLVHNRDIILRSDDSVVRHAAGSTRFLRRSRGFVPTPVFLKDPIPPILACGAELKNTVCLTRGDQAFVSQHVGDMENLATFEFFRQTVDHLKRILDITPQAVAHDLHPDYLSTRFAEDQSGLRRVAVQHHHAHIVSCLAENRAAGPVIGLAFDGTGYGSDGAIWGGEVLVAEAARFRRAAHLAYVPLPGGAAAIRAPWRMALSYLWDAFGDDYRKLDLPLLKARDAARIGTVAAMVRRGLNAPPTSSLGRLFDAVAALAGIRYHVTFEGQAAMELEMAAGGAPERPYAVGWEEGAIKRIPPAPLVRALVGDLLAGVPAAVVSDRFHATLVDLFTRLCAALRLETGIGQVALSGGVFQNLLLFTGLKESLESQGFTVLSHAHVPTNDGGIALGQAVVAAALVQAERSGGGPPANGT
- the qmoC gene encoding quinone-interacting membrane-bound oxidoreductase complex subunit QmoC, which codes for MAEAYVVEPDLDFIKEVGALGGEDLKKCYQCATCSVACPISPDTKPFPRKEMIAASWGLKDKLLGSADIWLCHNCGDCNTLCPRTAKPGEVLAAIRQYAIKAYATPKKLAEMVNDPKKLPILAAIPAVIILGLGFLLKLVGIDWLNIPPGGDEIVHAHFIHTTLVDIIMIPTFFFGVGVFALGLKRFLNDIHQNALLEGKTDKQKIEPVGFAQAFLRILPTILKHRKFSECTENNERSTAHMMVFFGFIGLFIVTNIFFVVMYGFGIHGPYQQINPVKWLANVSGIALIIGSLLMIKSRLDKKDQKSYYKDWFLLGLALGLGLTGMLTQMTRLAGFAGVSYTLYFIHLIFIWGLFAYTPFTKLAHLVYRTVAMTYAEYANRK
- a CDS encoding HypC/HybG/HupF family hydrogenase formation chaperone; protein product: MCLAIPSRIVKIEDQMAVIDVDGVTREASLLLLEDPRVGDYVIVHAGFALHKIDEEAARESLALLRDVAQRLDAGGPPED
- a CDS encoding HyaD/HybD family hydrogenase maturation endopeptidase, translating into MGNPLVTILGVGNFLFADEGFGIRVIEKLQAEYRFPEEVLVVDGGVLGIHLLGVISQPDHLIVVDAVRNRGKAGDLYRLAGEDIPRRVLAKNSLHQVDLLEALTLCQALDKVPETVILGVEPEDIETLSLEMTPAVRRQVAPMVARVLQELDRLGVTYSRRSPS